A genomic segment from Asterias amurensis chromosome 6, ASM3211899v1 encodes:
- the LOC139938093 gene encoding uncharacterized protein: MAGQHHLGSISQESNVLNWQRSVELELDSCRPSLRQACGKLETSSLQQALCKLEASLRQARCKLEASFGPGQSNHPSWQDPSLGRQRAAAWNAQHQDSFSTYEEVESLHSHQCSSLQSLDNSCSPSRLQSFGSSSSSLDQALQQIEGESPFTSGVHIPIDQESSSCSREDRGSSLESESTNSVSVDGRQPVHLPKNTRKGHLPEKSRRSLIDEDEEEMNASVAKWVDQTRAETARRRSNVGLPKDPQVRSHEAPEGSNKPHDVTKERFLTALNMQCGDVIAGRSGSSVRLPNETDLELALRVGNSSPMNSISRGASIDGASIGSSAGEDHTKPEGGWTLAENVLIDLGFAGSNIGIPDRFLRSWKEQVMKQRIEEVRRLLGNSSGNYLVQHLPPKLGTSTPPTEKLSFVPSSKNLTAGPRTPQSQASAPQPSELSNSSQPEDAVLGRQQGADRSKLIGLRRSLKKAATVSSFGQTLSEIGKQSQPSQHVLAPQHSPDVPSASRRSQGGQKYSPLHKNHKSSARDRRRKYMKKQTSLPSSLEPLLEEDENSKPGMVKSKHANATKEAPAGMQLLKPHSPGMGREAGLPCKLKIVMEQPSIESREAMSRQGTTDVDVDEAIADVDTDNTPKVTMEQYLVVQAIIDSKDSGFENGPSQNGSPQMSPRSSEDETAKSMDARMKTCPANSGPLRRTKSSDSDSAVDRLLSITSPNQTKSSNIPAPLSFSIKPFQTQINKKQNPKRNDLPMRSVQPNLESSNPDVPVSTDAEGSFSQTTVEGDDTFQGSPTSTGETVSCQTSPNLHSPLLSPLFFLESISEHPDGTLDTDCSLQVFVMPDGAEESLSKNAGRSDSLESVMPTGDGLAKGTSQENKSQEISDGGLSMIAEKEEPCHEPTCPVAETEPHQKLLSPIIKTDGKKLEVASQHHFDELQHDSNTTENVESIKIPSHTTDKSRNPFKETKDFYASHHSDYDFDATIEEDEDGEQYSDGESFSKVTFSETPSMLSTFPVSSGSELKERNQDLETQDPCLCQVENDKENMQENAMTDEPVVTATDNIALQCEKSGAGEHNILEKEKDKVLSEASTIIHGNCIDVVTQHKQQNLETMPQGTEKSSSVTNSNKSERNDDRQDDYTRHSQGNHHSNPNTGIDAVEKQISSHIERHVKASDSDCSAAGNDFQIADKDKNIDEERLLSPTVKGSTLDEGLHLAESSEIQPDCPIVGEDTNNCIDSAATKLQNNPSVGFHKADVVKENFLAFVPGDKAEIPNPLPAVTNQLEEWNLGFDQRAIIRSISLEANMNHQKKKIRTLSERNTLYSDGMEPLLPGFGRVVTERSNASTEGFGSFGSDVFHRPLTVKQTLQQVASKLESLVRQRSLVSILDQEPEDDVKVRRRRTASLEESNREMLPTHSRKILTDFDPRDRRKKSLSRDKTKYSPLQEDEGYEEVNSIDESVVDSSGAEKNETNLSNIPSIKTAQIDSKLTSNKSLSHHNVSRETKTPTEEILTQNMKVHIKTHSIDQNGSSSNESQTSITKPSPGAVDKSKKRKNWQLQTSSGRWSSNFLTVPSFGSLNDSVDLISDNSSADREMRSVCHLTGGNGITPMIKQRLDCENLHGKSKNYLVSSVSDDSVGSSIALNVGAEDLYESPEDGCKCTVNNSNNDVESLTNSWSNTDLGCESVSVYVVENSSVPLKDVKTKDHPVMKSPQSVMSTSSENKERTTQVYEQNASSESGSNNTISVLVNNNQNKHISSDEKPDETSNYVFIRLQPPNGIKRSIQGTVAHSQFVRCEKYLNVATSSNGKVDFIESDNASMSHQVPTFLSEVQFLPLSDSSKRSSFQISEDIPSQGSVSLDCPSPVSSSRLSPTFEEICNKAGHLMHRLQNALATRASPAVEMSSPIMENKCEEAFVIEEEDSVEAGGEEEEWAAGFGRQ, encoded by the exons TTTGCGGCAAGCTTGCGGCAAGCTTGAGACAAGCTCTCTGCAACAAGCTCTCTGCAAGCTGGAGGCAAGCTTGAGGCAAGCTCGCTGCAAGCTTGAGGCAAGCTTTGG ACCTGGTCAATCAAATCATCCATCATGGCAAGATCCTTCGTTAGGCCGCCAGCGAGCAGCCGCCTGGAACGCCCAACACCAGGACTCCTTTTCCACCTATGAAGAGGTAGAGAGCCTTCACAGTCACCAGTGCTCCTCTCTACAGTCTCTGGACAACAGCTGTAGTCCAAGTCGCTTACAGAGCTTCGGAAGCTCCTCAAGCAGTCTCGATCAAGCGCTTCAACAAATCGAGGGCGAAAGTCCTTTCACGTCTGGCGTCCACATTCCAATAGATCAAGAGAGTAGCTCCTGTTCTAGAGAAGATCGGGGATCATCCTTAGAGTCAGAATCGACTAATTCTGTTTCTGTCGATGGAAGACAACCTGTGCACTTGCCAAAGAATACCAGGAAGGGGCATCTACCAGAAAAATCTCGCCGAAGTTTGatagatgaagatgaagaagagATGAATGCAAGTGTGGCCAAGTGGGTGGATCAGACGAGGGCGGAGACAGCTCGACGACGCTCGAATGTTGGACTCCCAAAGGATCCACAAGTAAGAAGTCATGAGGCACCTGAAGGCAGCAATAAGCCTCATGATGTGACAAAGGAGAGGTTTCTGACTGCCCTTAATATGCAATGTGGAGATGTCATTGCAGGAAGAAGTGGTTCTAGTGTACGACTTCCTAATGAGACAGACTTAGAGCTTGCCTTGCGAGTTGGAAACTCATCCCCGATGAACTCAATATCAAGAGGAGCCAGCATCGATGGAGCGAGTATAGGCTCTTCAGCAGGTGAGGACCATACAAAACCTGAAGGAGGGTGGACGCTTGCTGAAAATGTTTTGATTGACCTTGGATTTGCTGGGTCCAATATAGGAATTCCAGATCGCTTCCTGAGGTCCTGGAAAGAACAGGTGATGAAGCAACGAATTGAGGAGGTTCGGCGACTGCTTGGTAATTCAAGTGGGAATTATTTAGTACAACACTTGCCACCAAAGCTGGGGACCTCCACCCCACCCACTGAAAAGTTATCATTTGTGCCTAGTAGTAAAAACTTGACAGCTGGACCTCGCACTCCTCAGTCACAAGCATCAGCACCTCAACCATCAGAACTTTCAAATTCTTCCCAACCTGAAGATGCTGTCTTAGGTAGACAGCAGGGAGCAGACAGATCCAAGTTAATTGGTCTGCGACGTTCATTGAAAAAAGCTGCCACAGTTTCATCATTCGGGCAGACCCTTTCTGAGATAGGGAAGCAgagccagccaagccagcatGTTCTAGCTCCGCAGCATTCTCCTGATGTGCCCTCTGCATCTAGACGCTCCCAAGGAGGACAAAAATACAGTCCCTTGCATAAGAATCATAAATCAAGCGCCAGAGACAGACGTAGGAAGTACATGAAGAAGCAGACCTCGTTACCGTCCTCCCTGGAGCCTTTGCTTGAAGAGGATGAGAACTCTAAACCAGGGATGGTAAAGTCCAAACATGCAAATGCTACCAAGGAAGCTccagcaggcatgcaacttctGAAGCCTCACAGTCCAGGAATGGGCAGAGAGGCAGGTTTACCCTGCAAGTTAAAGATTGTTATGGAGCAACCAAGTATTGAGTCACGGGAAGCAATGTCAAGGCAGGGTACGACCGATGTGGACGTAGATGAGGCCATCGCCGACGTGGACACTGACAACACCCCAAAAGTCACCATGGAACAATACCTTGTTGTACAAGCAATCATCGATTCCAAGGATTCTGGATTTGAAAATGGGCCATCGCAAAATGGGAGTCCACAAATGTCACCCCGAAGTAGTGAGGATGAAACCGCAAAATCTATGGATGCAAGAATGAAAACCTGCCCAGCCAACTCCGGGCCATTAAGGAGAACCAAATCCAGCGATAGTGATAGTGCCGTTGACAGATTACTGTCTATCACCTCTCCAAATCAAACAAAGAGCAGTAATATTCCAGCGCCATTGTCTTTCTCAATTAAGCCCTTCCAAACacagatcaacaaaaaacagaatCCCAAAAGAAATGACCTTCCAATGAGATCAGTCCAACCAAACTTAGAATCTTCCAATCCTGATGTACCTGTCTCAACAGATGCAGAAGGTAGCTTCAGCCAAACTACAGTCGAGGGAGATGATACCTTTCAGGGAAGCCCCACCAGCACTGGGGAGACTGTCTCCTGTCAAACCAGTCCCAACCTGCATTCTCCCCTGTTGTCGCCTCTCTTTTTCCTAGAGTCAATAAGTGAACATCCCGACGGAACACTAGACACAGACTGTTCTCTCCAAGTGTTCGTCATGCCGGATGGTGCAGAAGAAAGCCTGAGTAAGAATGCCGGACGATCTGACTCACTTGAGTCTGTGATGCCGACAGGCGATGGTCTCGCCAAGGGAACAtcacaagaaaacaaaagccAGGAAATATCGGATGGAGGACTCTCGATGATAGCTGAGAAGGAGGAGCCATGCCATGAGCCAACATGTCCAGTAGCGGAAACAGAACCCCACCAGAAGCTGCTTTCTCCAATCATCAAGACAGATGGCAAAAAATTAGAGGTCGCTAGCCAACACCACTTTGATGAGCTGCAGCATGATTCTAACACTACAGAGAACGTGGAATCCATTAAAATACCATCCCACACAACTGACAAATCTAGGAACCCTTTTAAGGAAACAAAAGACTTCTACGCCTCCCACCATTCGGATTACGATTTCGATGCAACGATCGAAGAGGATGAAGACGGGGAGCAGTATTCCGATGGAGAAAGTTTCTCCAAAGTCACTTTCTCCGAAACTCCATCCATGTTGTCCACATTTCCTGTCTCATCAGGGTCGGAACTTAAGGAAAGAAACCAAGACTTGGAGACCCAGGATCCATGTTTATGTCAAGTAGAAAATGATAAAGAAAACATGCAGGAAAATGCTATGACAGATGAGCCTGTAGTTACTGCTACTGATAATATTGCTCTCCAATGTGAAAAATCAGGAGCTGGAGAGCACAATATTTTAGAGAAGGAAAAGGACAAAGTTTTGTCTGAAGCCTCGACAATAATCCATGGTAATTGTATTGATGTTGTCACTCAGCACAAACAACAAAACCTTGAAACTATGCCCCAGGGTACTGAGAAGTCGTCTTCCGTCACAAACTCCAATAAGAGTGAACGTAATGACGACAGGCaagatgattacacaaggcatTCACAAGGCAATCACCATAGCAACCCTAACACAGGAATAGATGCTGTCGAAAAACAAATCTCATCACATATTGAAAGACATGTTAAGGCTTCAGACTCTGATTGTAGTGCCGCAGGTAATGATTTCCAAATTGCTGATAAAGACAAAAACATCGATGAAGAGCGCCTTTTGTCTCCGACAGTGAAAGGAAGTACACTAGATGAAGGGTTACATCTGGCAGAGAGTAGTGAGATCCAGCCAGATTGTCCTATAGTGGGGGAAGACACTAATAATTGCATTGACTCTGCTGCAACCAAACTTCAAAATAATCCGAGTGtaggatttcacaaagctgaTGTAGTGAAGGAGAACTTCCTTGCGTTCGTTCCTGGTGATAAAGCTGAAATCCCGAATCCTCTTCCCGCAGTGACGAACCAACTTGAGGAGTGGAATCTTGGATTTGATCAACGGGCCATTATCAGAAGTATCTCTTTAGAAGCCAACATGAACCACCAGAAGAAGAAGATACGGACACTCAGTGAAAGGAACACTCTTTACAGCGACGGGATGGAGCCTCTATTGCCTGGGTTTGGGCGGGTTGTCACGGAGCGTAGCAATGCCTCGACTGAGGGATTTGGATCTTTCGGATCAGATGTGTTCCATCGACCCTTAACAGTGAAGCAAACCCTTCAACAGGTTGCCTCTAAGTTGGAATCCCTTGTGCGACAGCGTAGCCTTGTTAGTATTCTGGATCAGGAACCTGAAGACGATGTCAAAGTTCGAAGGCGGAGAACGGCCAGTCTAGAGGAATCAAACAGGGAGATGCTGCCGACACATTCCAGAAAAATATTAACAGATTTTGATCCTCGGGATCGAAGGAAAAAGTCACTTTCGAGAGACAAGACAAAATATAGTCCACTACAAGAAGATGAGGGTTATGAGGAAGTGAATTCTATTGATGAAAGCGTTGTTGACAGCAGTGGCGCagagaaaaatgaaacaaacttgTCCAATATCCCGTCAATTAAAACAGCACAAATAGATAGCAAACTAACTTCAAATAAATCCCTTTCTCATCACAATGTTTCCagggaaacaaaaacaccaacagaagaaattttaactcaaaataTGAAAGTACATATCAAAACTCACTCCATTGATCAAAATGGATCTTCCTCGAATGAAAGTCAAACAAGCATAACAAAACCTTCACCAGGTGCTGTGGACaaatcaaagaaaagaaaaaactggCAACTTCAGACGTCATCCGGCCGCTGGTCATCAAATTTTCTCACTGTTCCTTCATTCGGCTCCCTTAATGACTCTGTTGATTTGATTTCTGACAACAGTTCCGCTGACCGCGAGATGAGGTCAGTGTGTCATTTGACTGGAGGGAATGGAATCACTCCGATGATAAAACAGAGACTTGATTGTGAGAACTTGCATGGAAAGTCCAAGAACtatttagtgtccagtgtttccGATGACTCCGTCGGTAGTAGCATAGCTCTAAATGTAGGGGCTGAAGATTTGTATGAGTCACCCGAAGACGGTTGCAAGTGCACTGTGAATAATTCTAATAATGATGTTGAATCTCTGACAAATTCCTGGAGTAATACTGATTTAGGATGCGAGTCAGTCAGTGTTTATGTCGTTGAAAACAGCTCGGTGCCTTTGAAGGACGTCAAAACAAAAGACCATCCAGTGATGAAGAGTCCACAGTCAGTGATGTCAACGTCTTCTGAGAACAAAGAAAGGACTACTCAAGTCTATGAACAAAATGCCTCGTCGGAGTCCGGTAGTAATAACACGATATCTGTGCTTGTTAACAACAACCAAAATAAGCATATTTCCAGTGATGAAAAACCAGATGAAACATCAAATTATGTTTTCATAAGACTACAGCCCCCGAATGGTATTAAACGATCAATACAGGGCACTGTTGCCCATTCACAGTTCGTCCGGTGTGAAAAATATCTCAACGTGGCGACATCGTCCAACGGGAAAGTTGATTTTATCGAAAGCGACAACGCTTCAATGTCTCATCAGGTTCCTACTTTCCTCTCAGAGGTTCAGTTCCTTCCACTCTCTGATTCTTCTAAGAGGTCGTCATTCCAGATCTCTGAAGACATTCCCTCTCAGGGAAGTGTCAGTTTAGATTGTCCGTCCCCGGTGTCTTCCTCTCGCCTGTCACCAACGTTTGAGGAAATTTGTAACAAAGCTGGACATCTTATGCACCGACTGCAAAATGCATTAGCGACTCGTGCATCACCGGCTGTTGAAATGTCGTCCCCCATAATGGAAAATAAATGTGAAGAAGCATTTGTAATTGAAGAAGAAGACAGTGTGGAGGCAGGGGGTGAGGAGGAGGAGTGGGCAGCAGGGTTTGGAAG ACAGTGA